DNA from Aliarcobacter skirrowii CCUG 10374:
CTCAATTCTTGTTGGATTTAAAGATACATTTTTTATTACAACTCTTGAATTTTTATTAATAGCAGCTGCAACTGCAAAGAAAAATCCACTTGATGGATCTGCAGGTACTGTTATATTCAAAGGTTTTAAATAGTTAGTTAAAGGTTTTATATTAATAAATCCTTCACTATCAGTAAAAATTTCAGCTCCCATACCTTTTAACATTCTCTCAGTATGATCTCTTGTTAATTCATTCTCTTTATAACGACTTACATTAGTAGCTCTTAAAGCTGCTAAAATCATAGCTGATTTAACTTGAGCTGAATCAACTGGAGAAGAGTAAGTAAACGGTTGAAGATTTTTTTCACCTCTAATAAATAGTGGTGCTTTATTACCATTCTCTCTTCCATCAATTTTTGCTCCAATGCTTCTTAGTGGATCAGCAACTCTTTTCATAGGTCTGCTTCTTAAATATTTATCTCCACTTAAAACAAAACTTCCCTCTACGCTTGCTAATAGACCACAAAATAGTCTCATAGCTGTTCCAGAGTTCCCACAATCAAGTACATCATCAGGTTCACTTAGTTTTTTTACAGGAGTAATTTCGATGCTGCTTCCATCTTGAACAATTTTTGCACCAAGTTGCTCTACAATTTTTAAGGTGTGTAGAGTATCTTCAGCTAAAAGATAGTTTTTTACATACGAAGTTTTATCAGAAAAAAGTGAAAACATCGCACATCTGTGTGATATTGATTTATCACTTGCTATATTGTCTATAACTACATTAAAAGGCTTTGATAATCTATTGATACAAAAATTTTTCACTTTTTATTCCTTATCTTAAAGTAATATTTAATTTCTCTTTTAAAATATCTAAAATTGAGTTCATAACACCAT
Protein-coding regions in this window:
- the aroA gene encoding 3-phosphoshikimate 1-carboxyvinyltransferase, with protein sequence MKNFCINRLSKPFNVVIDNIASDKSISHRCAMFSLFSDKTSYVKNYLLAEDTLHTLKIVEQLGAKIVQDGSSIEITPVKKLSEPDDVLDCGNSGTAMRLFCGLLASVEGSFVLSGDKYLRSRPMKRVADPLRSIGAKIDGRENGNKAPLFIRGEKNLQPFTYSSPVDSAQVKSAMILAALRATNVSRYKENELTRDHTERMLKGMGAEIFTDSEGFINIKPLTNYLKPLNITVPADPSSGFFFAVAAAINKNSRVVIKNVSLNPTRIEAYEVLKRMGAIVNYIEKENIYEPIGDIEVIGNELNGVEVSQKISWLIDELPALSIAMSLANGKSLVKNAKELRVKESDRIKAVVDNLALCGVNYTEFEDGYEIVGGELKAATIDSFGDHRIAMSFAIAGLVCGMNIEDIECINASFPNFKEILDSLY